From a single Stackebrandtia endophytica genomic region:
- the msrA gene encoding peptide-methionine (S)-S-oxide reductase MsrA — protein MTVTTHPVLGTPLHGPWPAGMEQAIFGMGCFWGVERIFWEIDGVYSTAAGYAGGSDPNPTYRAVCSGSTGHAEVVQVIYDPTKVSYEALLTAFWGNHDPTQGLRQGNDIGSQYRSIILTTTPQQQRIAEASRDLAAPVIADSGMGSITTQIRPGTEFHYAEDEHQQYLHHHPGGYCNHGPQVYAGKLNIAALENRLGDLPVSWKA, from the coding sequence ATGACTGTCACAACTCACCCGGTTCTGGGTACTCCGCTGCACGGCCCGTGGCCGGCGGGCATGGAGCAGGCGATCTTCGGCATGGGCTGTTTCTGGGGTGTCGAGCGGATCTTCTGGGAGATCGACGGCGTCTACAGCACCGCCGCCGGGTATGCGGGCGGCAGCGACCCGAACCCGACGTATCGGGCGGTGTGCAGTGGTTCGACCGGCCACGCCGAGGTGGTTCAGGTGATCTACGACCCGACCAAGGTGAGCTATGAGGCGCTGTTGACCGCGTTCTGGGGGAACCACGACCCGACGCAGGGACTGCGGCAGGGCAACGACATCGGCAGCCAGTACCGGTCGATCATCTTGACGACGACTCCCCAGCAGCAGCGGATCGCGGAGGCCTCGCGTGACCTGGCGGCTCCGGTGATCGCGGACTCCGGGATGGGTTCGATCACCACGCAGATCCGCCCGGGCACCGAATTCCACTATGCCGAGGATGAGCACCAGCAGTACCTGCATCACCACCCGGGTGGTTACTGCAACCACGGCCCACAGGTTTACGCCGGGAAGCTGAACATCGCGGCGTTGGAGAACCGGCTGGGTGACCTGCCGGTCAGCTGGAAGGCCTGA
- a CDS encoding cystathionine gamma-synthase, with the protein MTADSQGFATRAIHAGQPADPTTGAVVTPIYATSTYLQDAVGQMRNGYEYSRTKNPTRRALEECLAALEEGRHGFAFASGLAAEDTLLRAVCSPGDHVVIPDDAYGGTFRLFDKVASRWGLSHTPARISDVAAVRAAMTPETKLVWVETPTNPLLGIADIAALAQVAHSAGALLVVDNTFASPYLQQPLLLGADVVVHSTTKYLGGHSDVVGGAVIVNDDGLAGELAFHSNSIGAVSGPFDAWLTLRGAKTLAVRMERHSDNAERIVEWLSQREEISDILYPGLGTHPGHDIAAKQMSRFGGMVSFRMRAGERAAVDVCNSTRLFTLGESLGGVESLIEHPGRMTHASTAGSALEVPGDLVRLSVGIEDIEDLVADLAQAFDG; encoded by the coding sequence ATGACAGCTGATTCCCAGGGCTTCGCCACCCGTGCCATACACGCAGGGCAGCCCGCCGATCCCACGACCGGCGCGGTGGTGACTCCCATCTATGCGACCTCGACGTACCTTCAGGACGCCGTCGGGCAGATGCGGAACGGGTACGAGTACTCCCGCACCAAGAACCCGACGCGTCGCGCGCTCGAGGAATGCCTTGCCGCCCTTGAAGAAGGACGCCACGGATTCGCCTTCGCCTCCGGATTGGCCGCCGAGGACACCCTGCTGCGCGCCGTCTGCTCCCCGGGCGACCACGTGGTGATCCCCGACGACGCCTACGGCGGCACCTTCCGGTTGTTCGACAAGGTCGCCAGCCGGTGGGGGCTGTCCCACACCCCGGCCCGCATCTCCGATGTGGCCGCGGTTCGGGCTGCCATGACACCCGAAACCAAGCTGGTGTGGGTCGAGACCCCGACCAACCCGCTGTTGGGCATCGCCGACATCGCCGCGTTGGCTCAGGTCGCGCACTCGGCGGGCGCACTCCTGGTGGTGGACAACACCTTCGCCTCGCCCTACCTTCAGCAGCCGCTGCTGTTGGGCGCCGACGTGGTGGTCCACTCCACCACCAAGTACCTCGGTGGACACTCTGATGTAGTCGGTGGCGCCGTCATCGTCAACGACGACGGACTCGCCGGTGAACTCGCCTTCCACTCCAATTCGATCGGTGCCGTCAGCGGCCCCTTCGACGCCTGGCTGACACTGCGCGGCGCCAAGACCCTGGCGGTGCGGATGGAACGCCACAGCGACAACGCCGAACGCATCGTCGAATGGCTCTCCCAGCGCGAGGAGATCTCCGACATCCTCTACCCGGGACTGGGAACCCACCCCGGCCACGACATCGCCGCCAAGCAGATGAGCCGCTTCGGCGGCATGGTCAGCTTCCGGATGCGAGCCGGCGAACGCGCCGCCGTCGACGTCTGCAACAGCACCCGCCTGTTCACCCTCGGTGAATCACTCGGCGGTGTGGAATCACTCATCGAACACCCCGGTCGCATGACCCACGCCTCCACCGCCGGATCCGCCCTCGAGGTTCCCGGTGATCTGGTGCGACTGTCAGTGGGAATCGAAGACATCGAAGACCTGGTAGCCGATCTGGCCCAGGCATTCGATGGGTGA
- a CDS encoding TetR/AcrR family transcriptional regulator, producing the protein MTPKSQKTRARIQQAAIELFLEQGVRETALWQIADRLNMTKPALYYYFSSRDELINSLIAPVVEQTEAALADLESNTDLTADRVLAWYFDINIEHRAFNLLVLRDLSLFTGSDLGQRVAGWRRRLVDLLVGADADLSAQARAVIALGGISDCVVMFTEADADELRTATLAAASAAMTGG; encoded by the coding sequence ATGACCCCCAAGTCACAGAAGACCCGAGCGCGCATCCAACAGGCCGCCATCGAACTGTTCCTGGAACAGGGCGTGCGCGAGACGGCGCTGTGGCAGATCGCCGACCGGCTCAACATGACCAAACCGGCGCTGTACTACTACTTCTCATCCCGCGACGAACTCATCAACAGTCTGATCGCACCGGTCGTCGAACAGACCGAGGCGGCTCTGGCCGACCTGGAATCGAACACCGACCTCACAGCGGACCGCGTGTTGGCCTGGTACTTCGACATCAACATCGAGCACCGCGCCTTCAACCTGTTGGTACTGCGGGATCTGAGTCTGTTCACCGGATCCGACCTCGGTCAACGAGTCGCGGGATGGCGGCGCCGCCTCGTCGACCTACTGGTCGGTGCCGATGCGGACCTGTCGGCCCAGGCCAGGGCGGTCATCGCCCTGGGCGGGATCTCCGACTGCGTCGTCATGTTCACCGAGGCCGACGCCGACGAACTGCGGACCGCGACGTTGGCGGCTGCGAGCGCCGCGATGACGGGCGGCTGA